Genomic DNA from Nonomuraea rubra:
CGCGATCGCCGGAGGTCAGCCCCCTGCCACCCTTGATCAGCACCTTCAGCAGGCGGATGCGGTCGGCGGGGCTGGTGCTGGTGCCGCCCCAGTACTTGCTGGGCCCCGGCGTGGTCTCCTTCAGCCCGATCCGGCGGTAGAAGTCGCTCATGGCCCCGCCGCCGCCGATCCGCGACCACAACACGTCGGCGGCGCTGTTGTCGCTCTCCCTGATCATGCGGTTGGCCAGGTCCCGCTCTCCCTCGTCGAGGCGGGAGTCGCGGCCGGCCAGCAGCGCGGCGAGGATGTCGACCTTGGCGCCGCTGGCGGTGATCATGTCGTGCTCGTGCTCCCCCTGCCCCAGCCGGACCCCGGTCACCAGGTCCAGGGCGCCGTAGACGATCCGGCCCGGCCGGTCGCGCATGTACTGGGCGAGGTCCCGTTCGAGCCGCGCCCGGGCGGTGTTGCCCGCCCGGATGTCACGAAATTTCAGGACACAGCGTGCGACCTTGACCGGCGCCTCCACCGCGGCGGGCACCACCGGCGCCTTCCCGGCCCCGCAGCCGGCCGCGACCGCCAGCCCGAGCCAGGCCATCCACTTCCCACGCACGCACGACCCCCCGTGATCTCGTCGGGGGTCGTACGGATGATGCCCGGCCGGGCGGCCCTGCCCATCCCGCCAGGCGGTTTCCTGGCGAGACCTTCAGCACCACCTTGCCCGGGGCCGGGCTCAGAGGTGCTCGCCCAGGAAGTCCGCGGTCGCGTCCACGGCCTGCGTGACGTACGGCTCGCGGTCGTAGAGGTCGATGTGCTGCTTGGCGTCCACCCAGACGATCTTCTTCGGCTGGTCGAGCCGCTTGAACACCTCCTCGGCCCCTTCCGGCGGGCAGAACCGGTCCACCAGCCCGTGCACGATCAGCGCCGGCTTCGGCGACAGGAAGTCGCTGCCCGTCATGTTGTCCATGGTGAGCAGCTCCAGCACGCTGGCCCTGGTCACCTCGTTCGACCAGTGCGGGGACGCGCCGCGCTCGCCGCCGTAGTACGCGTACGGCTCGTCGCCGGGCATCGCGGCCTCGCCCTGCTCGGCGACCGCCGGCAGGTACTCGACCGGCCCGCCCAGGTCCTGCCGCTCCAGCACGTCCAGGTAGGGCGCCAGGTCCGCGCCGCGCATCGCGTAGGGATTGTTGTACGCCCCGGCGATCGCCGCGAACGCCTTCACCCGGGGGTCGAAGGCGGCGAACTTGAGCGCGTATCCCCCGCCGAGGCAGATCCCCACCGCCCCGATCCGTTCACGGTCCACCTCGGGCCGCGACCGCAGGAACGACACCGCCGCCCGCAGGTCGTGCAGCTTGCCCTGCGGGTCCTCGTGGCGGCGCGGCCGCCCTTCCGACTCGCCCCAGTTGCGGTGGTCGAAGGCCAGCGTGGCATAGCCCCGCTCGGCCAGCCGGGCCGCGTACAGGCCCGTGACCTGGTCACGCACTCCGGTGAACGGCCCGGTGAACACCAGCGCGGGCCACGGCCCCACGCCGTCCGGCACCCGCAGGTCGCCGGCCAGCGTGAGGCCGTCAGCCGTGAATTCCACTCTCATACGCACAGGCTACGAGTCGAACCCGAGGCCCATGCGATCGAGCGCGCGCAGCCACAGGTTGCGCCGGCCCTGGTGCTGGTCGGCCTGCGCGATCGACCAGCGGGTGAACTGGATCACCCCCGACCGCACCGGCTCGGGCGGGAACGGCATCGGCTTCTCCTTCACCATGCGCAGCTCGGTGCGGTCGGTGGGCTTGCCCGACAGCAGGTCCAGCATGACGTTCGCGCCGAACCGGGTGGCGCCGACGCCCATGCCGGTGTAGCCGGCGGCGTAGACGAGCCGGCCGCCGTGCGCCTGCCCGTAGAAGGCGCTGAACCGGCTGCACGTGTCGATCACGCCACCCCACCTGTGGGTGAACCGCACCCCGTCGAGCTGCGGGAAGGTGTCGTAGAAGTGCCGCGCGAGCTTGACGAACGTCTCGTCGCGCTGGTCGTACTCCGGCTTGACCAGGCCCCCGTTGTAGTAGACGGCGTCGTAGCCGCCCCACAGGATCCGGTTGTCGTCGGTCAGCCGGTAGTAGTGGAACTGGTTGCCCGAGTCTCCCACGCCCTGCCGGTTGCGCCAGCCCACCGCGTCGAGCTGGGCCTCGGTCAGGGGCTCGGTCATCAGCACGTAGTCGTACACCGGGACCACGAAGTGCTTCAGCCGCCGCAGCAGCGGCGGGAAGACCCCGGTGCCCAGTGCCACCTGGCGCGCGCCCACCGTGCCGTGCGGCGTGCGCAGGGTGATCGTCGTGCCGTCGTCGGCCATCGAGCGGACCGGGGTGCGCTCGTGGACGCGTACGCCGAGCCGCAGGCACGCGTCCCGCAGCCCCCACACCAGCCGGGCCGGGTCCAGCATGGCGCAGCCGCTGCGCTCCCAGAGCCCGCCGAGGTAGGTGGGCGAGTTCACCTCGGCCCGCACCTGCTCCCGGTCCAGCGGCAGGTAGTCGAGGCCGAGGTCGGAGATCAGGTCGAGGTGTTCGTTGAGGCCGTCGAGCTGCCACTCCTCGGTGGCCACGTGCAGCTCGCCGGTGCGTTCGAACGAGCAGTCGACGCCGTAGCGCTCCAGCGTGCGCTCGATCTCGTCGAGGTTCTCGACGCCCATGCGTTCGAGCCGGTCGATCTCCTCGGGCCACCGCTCCAGCCCGTTGGCCAGGCCGTGGGTGAGGGTCGCCATGCAGAAGCCGCCGTTGCGGCCGGTGGCCGCCCAGCCGATCCTGCGGCCCTCCAGCAGGACGACGTCCAGCGAGGGGTCGCGCTCCTTGGCCATCAGGGCCGTCCAGAGCCCCGAGAAGCCGCCGCCGACGACGACCAGGTCGGCGGTGGTGTGTCCGAAGAGCCGCGGTTGCGGCTCGGGTCTGGCCGGGCTGTCCAGCCAGTACGGCTTGCGCTCCGCGTCAGCCAGCGCCTTCAGCGGATCCACAAATCCCACTTCCCTTACGAAAGTCTCAGTATTGAAATTGCGGGACGAATGAGGTG
This window encodes:
- a CDS encoding serine hydrolase, whose product is MRGKWMAWLGLAVAAGCGAGKAPVVPAAVEAPVKVARCVLKFRDIRAGNTARARLERDLAQYMRDRPGRIVYGALDLVTGVRLGQGEHEHDMITASGAKVDILAALLAGRDSRLDEGERDLANRMIRESDNSAADVLWSRIGGGGAMSDFYRRIGLKETTPGPSKYWGGTSTSPADRIRLLKVLIKGGRGLTSGDRGMVLGLMERVQKDQAWGVSAAARPGDRVALKNGWTPRPFIANTWAVTSYGRVVGPGRDLLLSVQTDRQPGEGTGIQTIEGIARMIGHRLDGLSPTRTRPCPTNPIA
- a CDS encoding alpha/beta hydrolase — protein: MRVEFTADGLTLAGDLRVPDGVGPWPALVFTGPFTGVRDQVTGLYAARLAERGYATLAFDHRNWGESEGRPRRHEDPQGKLHDLRAAVSFLRSRPEVDRERIGAVGICLGGGYALKFAAFDPRVKAFAAIAGAYNNPYAMRGADLAPYLDVLERQDLGGPVEYLPAVAEQGEAAMPGDEPYAYYGGERGASPHWSNEVTRASVLELLTMDNMTGSDFLSPKPALIVHGLVDRFCPPEGAEEVFKRLDQPKKIVWVDAKQHIDLYDREPYVTQAVDATADFLGEHL
- a CDS encoding NAD(P)/FAD-dependent oxidoreductase; this translates as MDPLKALADAERKPYWLDSPARPEPQPRLFGHTTADLVVVGGGFSGLWTALMAKERDPSLDVVLLEGRRIGWAATGRNGGFCMATLTHGLANGLERWPEEIDRLERMGVENLDEIERTLERYGVDCSFERTGELHVATEEWQLDGLNEHLDLISDLGLDYLPLDREQVRAEVNSPTYLGGLWERSGCAMLDPARLVWGLRDACLRLGVRVHERTPVRSMADDGTTITLRTPHGTVGARQVALGTGVFPPLLRRLKHFVVPVYDYVLMTEPLTEAQLDAVGWRNRQGVGDSGNQFHYYRLTDDNRILWGGYDAVYYNGGLVKPEYDQRDETFVKLARHFYDTFPQLDGVRFTHRWGGVIDTCSRFSAFYGQAHGGRLVYAAGYTGMGVGATRFGANVMLDLLSGKPTDRTELRMVKEKPMPFPPEPVRSGVIQFTRWSIAQADQHQGRRNLWLRALDRMGLGFDS